Genomic DNA from Leptospira venezuelensis:
TTTTAGGACTAGAGTTGGCTTAAGTCCAAAAGAATACGCTGGTCTCGTACGTTTCAGGAATATATTCAGATTTTATAATTCTTCTTCCAGTCTCACAGAATTAGCTTTAGAGGCCGGTTATTACGATCAGGCACATTTTATCCGAGAGTTTAAGAAGAAAACCGGCTTTAGTCCGAAACAATGGTTTCGCCAGAATACAAAGTCAGGTTTGGATCTTAATTTTTAGAAAAAAATTCTCTTTTGATAGAAGGGTGTTTTCGAATTAGATCCAAGGATTTTGCGATCAGTATCTTAGCTTCTGGGGAATGATTCCAAACATTCAGCCCGGAAGGATGAGGCAGGGGAATCCAATCTAGCTCCACACCGTAGTAGTTTTTCTTAAACTTCTTACCTATAACCTCATCCAGTTTGTATTTTTTATTCTCTGCCAATTGATCGATCGCGAGTTTACCTATCGGAATGATAAGTTCAGGTTGATTGAATTCCACTTCGAAGCGTATGAATCTGGAACAATTTTCTACTTCGGAAGGATTTGGTTTTCTGTCTCCACTTTTTGCTTTGCCCGGAAAACATCTACAAACCGCAGCCATGTTTACTTTGGATCTGTAGACTTCTTCTTCTATCCCTATGGATGAAAACCATTTGAATAAAGTTTTGCCTGCAGTGTATGCGAATGGTCTTCCGAATTTTTCTTCATGGATGCCTGGAGCCTGGCCTATGCTCATAATTTTTGCACCAGAAATTCCGCCATGCACAGGGTTGCCGACCATGTCTGGACAAAGCCTACAATGAAGTAATGTCTCTAGATGTTTTTTGAATTTTTGGGAATCGTTCATCCGAAACGGATCAAGGTGCTAAAAGTTTCCAAGCCTCTTTCGAAGTGCTGCCTACTCGGATCAAACTTTTTAATTTGGTAAGTTCTAAAATTTTATTCACTTGAGAAGAAGGGGAGAAGACTGCGATACCACCTTTTCCGCTCTTAACTAGTCTGGAATGTGTCGCCATAAAAACTCCAAGTCCGGAAGAATCTATATACTTCACATTTTCCATATTCACTAGAAGATAGATAAATCCTCGATCGAGTAGATGAAAGAATCTTTCTTTCATAATCTGGGCAGAGTACAGATTAATCTCTCCAGAAATTTTCACAACCACTGCTTCTTTAGGAAGACCCTCAGGAATATTGTCCTGATCTAGAAATACACCCAATTCGGGCGCATCATGATCGAAATCTTTACTGTCCAGGTTCCAAGGAGTATCTGCCATAGTGTGGTTCGCTTATTTTTACCGAATGCGAAGACTATCGAATTACTAGCCGTTTCTGCAAGGATTTTATCCCGTTTTTCAACGATCTTAAGAGTCTTCTCTTACTCCTTCAGAGATAGAGAATTTATAGATCTTTGCATTTAGTCCGAATTTTTGGAGATATTCTTTTTCGAATTTGGAGAATAAGGAAGAAGATCTGCCTTCTTTGTCTAAAACTAGGACACAACCTCCGAAGCCTCCTCCAATCATTCTTGCTCCTAATACATTTTCAGATCGGAACCATTCTACAATAAAATCTGTTTCCTCGCAGGAGACTTGGAAGTTTTTCGAAAGTGATTCATGGCAAGAGAAGAGTTCTTCTCCAACCTTCTCCGCATTTTTATCCTTTAAGGAGCGGATAACGTTTTGGGCTCTGGATCTTTCTCCAAGAATATGAGTAGCTCTCTTAAATTCGGAAGGAGTCAGCCCCGCTTTTTCAATTAGAGAGAAGTCTGCTTGGCTTAAGGTTTTGACTTCTGGAGAAAGTTTATTACATTTTGAAGTCGCAGATTCTACTTCCTTTCTTCTGTCGTTGTACTCACTTTCTTTTAAACTATGTTTTACATTGGAATCGATCAGATAGAACTCGTAACCTGGAAGATCTAAATTATGATAAGAATATTCCAATGTCTCTGTGTTTAGAGAAATACAAGAAGAAGGTTTTGCCACTGCGATCACGAACTGGTCCATGATCCCGCAATTGACTCCTACAAAATGATTTTCCGCGGTTTGAGCAAGTACTGCGATCTTCTCTTTTGTAATCTCCCATTCGAATATTTTAGAAAGTGCAAATGCGATTCCTACTTCCACAGCAGCGGAAGAAGAAAGTCCTGCACCTTGAGGAATGTTTCCTGTGAAAGCAAGATCGAATCCTTCTACCCTTAATCCTAATTTACGAGCTTCTGAGACGACCCCCAGGATATAATTTGCCCAAGGTTTTTCTTCAGAATAGGTGAGATCTTTTGTTACAAATTCGGATTTAAAATCCAAGGAGTACAATCTAATAAGGCCAAGAGAATTTGTTCTGATTGCAAAGTGTGTTCTGAAATCGATTGCAGCAGGAAATACCAAACCTCCTGCATAATCCACATGTTCCCCTATGATATTCACCCGACCTGGGGCCGAAAAAAAACGGATTGGACTTAAATCCGGGGCATCCGGAAAAATAAGGGATAGAGAAGAGGAAAGATTCTCTCGGATAGAAAGAGTCATTCTGGAAAATAAAATCTAAGACTAAAATACTTACAAGGGATTTTGGAAAATTAGAACATCGAATTAATTCGTTTTTCCTTGCTATTCCAATTAACATAAGTAATTTGTCTCGGATGTCCGATTTTGAGGAATACCGATGGCCTTTTCTTTAGAAATAAACGATAGATTTGCCTCGGAGTTTGCTGACCCAAAAACCTATGAGCTCTTATTAAAAGAGTCAGGCCTCGCTTTACAAAATCTTCTCTCCGGGAAATCTCCAGGCTCCGAATATTTAGGCTGGGTCCGACTTCCAAAGGAGATCCAAAAATCAGAATTAGAAAGAATTCATTCCGAAGCACAAAGATTCAGAAAACAATCCGAGACTATAGTTGTGATTGGGATTGGAGGTTCTTATTTAGGAGCCAAAGCAGTCATCGAGGCTTCTAAACCTTATTTCAAAACTCCAAGTTTAGGATCGCCTGAGATTGTTTATGCGGGACATCATTTAGATGCACGCTATCATTCCGAACTCTTAGAGTATCTAGAGAACAGAGAATTTTCAATTAACGTGGTTTCCAAATCTGGAACTACTACTGAACCGGCCTTAGCATTTCGTTTACTTTGGGATCTTGCCAAAAAAAAATACGGAGCTAAGGCGAAGGATAGAATAGTTGCAACAACCGACGGCTCCAAAGGTGCCTTGCGAAAAATGTCGGATGAATTAGGATTTGCGACCTTCTCTATTCCGGATAACGTAGGCGGAAGATATTCTGTTCTTACGCCAGTAGGACTTTTTCCAATTGCGGCCGCGGGGGTGGATATATTTTCTTTTTGTGAAGGTTTCTCTGAAGCTGCGGACTTTTTGATCTCGGAAACTTCTCCTCATAAAAATTTAGCATGTATTTATTCAGCTTACAGAAATCTATTTTATAGATCTGGAAAAAAGATAGAAGTAATCACAAATTACAATCCTTCGATCCGTACTCTTACCGAATGGTGGAAACAATTGTTCGGAGAGAGTGAAGGCAAAGAAGGAAAGGGAATTTTTCCTGCTTCTGTGGAATTGACTACTGATCTACATTCACTCGGGCAGTATCTGCAAGAGGGGGAACGCAGTATTTTTGAAACTGTTCTTTATTCCAAAAACGCAGGTGCAAAAGTGTTGGTTCCTAAAGACTCAGATGATTTGGATGGTCTGAATTTTTTAGCCTCTAAGAACTTGGAAGAAGTAAACTTACAGGCTTTTCTTGGCACTTTAGTAGCACACGCGGAAGGCGGAATACCATGTTTGGAGATTTTGTTTCCGGATACAGGCCCTAGAAGTTTAGGCCAAATGATGTATTTTTTTGAATTAGCCTGCGGAGTTTCGGGGAATGTGCTCGGTGTAAACCCATTCGATCAGCCTGGAGTAGAGGCTTATAAGAAAAATATGTTCGCATTACTGGGAAAACCGGGTTTTGAAAATTTAAGAGAATCTCTTCGTCAAAAAGGAGTCTAAACAAAAAGATTTCTTTTTGGATTGATAGCTTTTTCGCATCTCATTCCGGAAAGATTTTTCTAAAAGCTTGACAGAGTTTCATTCAGGTTTCGGATTAGATCCAGTATGGTCCTAAGAGGAAAAAAACTAAGGTTCGTTTCGGCTTCCTTAGCCTTATTTACTCTACTATTCTTTATCCATTCCGGACCATCCAGCAGCCCTTATCCCGGGAAGAAGTCCGACCAATCACAAACAATCATCGGACAAGAGACCGATATAGAAGAATTAAGCGATCTCGCCGAAACCACCGATCCCTCGGAAACGGTTTGGGGAGATTTTTTAGCTTCTAAGATAAACACTCCAGGTCTCTCTAACTCTAACCCTTCCCGCCAGGATAGGTTTCAATTCCAACACAATAAATTATTATCTCAGCATCTGCTGAATATTCCTCCACCATCTCTCTCCTAATCTAAGGTTCGAAAGCAAAGTTTTCAGCTCTAGCTGTGCTTCGCTTTCTGAGCTATGCGCACCCTAGTTTTGCGCTCAAAATAGAATTTTCGGAGATCCAATTTCGTAATATTTTCCCATCCAATATAGCACCAATTTAACCGGTCCCAGGTTTTGGGCCAAACCCGTTGTCTGGGGCCGGTTTCTTTTTCAATCTCACACCAATAAAAAAAGGCAGACAGAGACCCTAATCTCCCGATACTTTTGCGGGGAGCCAGAACTCCGTAAGCGGATGGAAATAGAATTAACCAAAAAGGAACGTTTGATCCGAGGAATGGAACTCGGAAAGAAGATCGTCCTTCACGGAGTGGTACTTTCCCAATATTATAAATCCAACGTTGAGAATTATCTCCGATTCTGTTTGGAATATTATCAAAAGACGGATATTCTCCCTCCTTCTCTTTCTCTCATTTATTCTCTGCTAGAAATGGCATTCAAAGAAAATTGTAGGAATTCCTATTATTTGGAGAAGGGTTGGGATCCTCTCAGTTCAGAATCATTAACAGAGAGAGAGGCAGAATTTGAGACCAACTGGGACTTCTCAGATCCATTAAAATTAAAGAATAGATTAAAGGACGAAGGTTCCGTACTTAGGACCACGATCCACCACTCCGATTCAGGAGTTTCTTTAGAAATTGCTAATTTAGCGCCAATTACTTCTGAAGCAGAAGAAGCCCTAACTGAGTATCTTTCCAGAGCAAAGTCCTACCAAAATCTTTCGGAATATTATGAAGATTATCCATTCGATGAAGAGGGAAGGGAAATAGGCATTGCATTAGCTATATTACAATTTAAGGAAATAGGATTGGATCCGAACCTTCTTAGATTTGATACCATGGAAGGAGAGCATGTCTTCCGATTGGAGATCGGTTTTGATGGAGAAATCCTTTCTCTCAGAACTAAATTGGAAAACGACGAAGATGTTAGACCTTTTCGATTCCATTCAAAAGCAGAGAAGGACGGAGAAACAATCTCTCCATGGAAAATTTCAGTCTGCAAGATTTGCGGAAGATCTGTGGATGATAGAATCTTCTTCCATACAGTTCCTGCTGACGTAGTTGCAAAAGCAATAGATCTTCCATTTACGGAAGAAGTCTGTGCTTGGTGTTTATCCGGCTACTTGAAATTATAGATCGGAAATTTGCCAAAACATATATTATAAAATTATGATCTCTTCCACTTATTATCCTCCTAAACCTGTGCGTCTTTCTGGCGATCATATAGAGCTTGTCCCTCTTGGATTTGAACATTCGGAGGCACTAATAGGAACCATACAT
This window encodes:
- a CDS encoding uracil-DNA glycosylase family protein; amino-acid sequence: MNDSQKFKKHLETLLHCRLCPDMVGNPVHGGISGAKIMSIGQAPGIHEEKFGRPFAYTAGKTLFKWFSSIGIEEEVYRSKVNMAAVCRCFPGKAKSGDRKPNPSEVENCSRFIRFEVEFNQPELIIPIGKLAIDQLAENKKYKLDEVIGKKFKKNYYGVELDWIPLPHPSGLNVWNHSPEAKILIAKSLDLIRKHPSIKREFFSKN
- a CDS encoding STAS domain-containing protein — protein: MADTPWNLDSKDFDHDAPELGVFLDQDNIPEGLPKEAVVVKISGEINLYSAQIMKERFFHLLDRGFIYLLVNMENVKYIDSSGLGVFMATHSRLVKSGKGGIAVFSPSSQVNKILELTKLKSLIRVGSTSKEAWKLLAP
- the galK gene encoding galactokinase produces the protein MTLSIRENLSSSLSLIFPDAPDLSPIRFFSAPGRVNIIGEHVDYAGGLVFPAAIDFRTHFAIRTNSLGLIRLYSLDFKSEFVTKDLTYSEEKPWANYILGVVSEARKLGLRVEGFDLAFTGNIPQGAGLSSSAAVEVGIAFALSKIFEWEITKEKIAVLAQTAENHFVGVNCGIMDQFVIAVAKPSSCISLNTETLEYSYHNLDLPGYEFYLIDSNVKHSLKESEYNDRRKEVESATSKCNKLSPEVKTLSQADFSLIEKAGLTPSEFKRATHILGERSRAQNVIRSLKDKNAEKVGEELFSCHESLSKNFQVSCEETDFIVEWFRSENVLGARMIGGGFGGCVLVLDKEGRSSSLFSKFEKEYLQKFGLNAKIYKFSISEGVREDS
- a CDS encoding glucose-6-phosphate isomerase → MAFSLEINDRFASEFADPKTYELLLKESGLALQNLLSGKSPGSEYLGWVRLPKEIQKSELERIHSEAQRFRKQSETIVVIGIGGSYLGAKAVIEASKPYFKTPSLGSPEIVYAGHHLDARYHSELLEYLENREFSINVVSKSGTTTEPALAFRLLWDLAKKKYGAKAKDRIVATTDGSKGALRKMSDELGFATFSIPDNVGGRYSVLTPVGLFPIAAAGVDIFSFCEGFSEAADFLISETSPHKNLACIYSAYRNLFYRSGKKIEVITNYNPSIRTLTEWWKQLFGESEGKEGKGIFPASVELTTDLHSLGQYLQEGERSIFETVLYSKNAGAKVLVPKDSDDLDGLNFLASKNLEEVNLQAFLGTLVAHAEGGIPCLEILFPDTGPRSLGQMMYFFELACGVSGNVLGVNPFDQPGVEAYKKNMFALLGKPGFENLRESLRQKGV